A portion of the Streptomyces sp. NBC_01335 genome contains these proteins:
- a CDS encoding ABC transporter substrate-binding protein, with protein sequence MPSDRSARLSRRTVLAVALAATLGLTASACSSGASSAGGGGDSFTYWSMWKQNEPQAKVLQAAIDTFTKDTGIKVRVQWKGRQVVQQLAPTLNTANVPADLVDSADRFAYAQLQATGQALDLTPVLDQEIPGETGSTVGSVVPASYRDLNTDKGALWQIPYEVLTTQVWYDGKALPDVAAKPPATWEEFTALLADRKKERGDGPLALDADIADYSAYWTYYAVLRALGPGAFGKAATDPTGKGFEAPEFVAALKRVQDLVKASDFTRGYDGSKWPAVQQKWAQGKSDFLLLGTFAPSETAEFASPGFSYRSFPVPAVNTDGGKQAQDISLIGFSIPKKAKNTTAASKFIAYFFAKQQLAGISTEAKNITPRADIPAPAELADAQKALAAGTPVKTLDGVKETAAEWYTKVFQPLNTSFITGKLSAESLAGKLKSGTADYWKNAS encoded by the coding sequence ATGCCTTCCGACCGATCCGCGCGCCTTTCGCGCCGCACCGTTCTCGCCGTCGCCCTGGCGGCGACCCTCGGCCTCACGGCATCCGCTTGTTCCTCCGGCGCCTCCTCGGCCGGCGGGGGCGGCGACTCGTTCACCTACTGGTCGATGTGGAAGCAGAACGAGCCGCAGGCCAAGGTGTTGCAGGCCGCGATCGACACGTTCACCAAGGACACCGGCATCAAGGTCCGCGTGCAGTGGAAGGGCCGGCAGGTCGTCCAGCAACTGGCCCCCACCCTGAACACCGCCAACGTCCCCGCCGACCTGGTCGACTCCGCGGACCGCTTCGCCTACGCGCAGCTCCAGGCCACCGGCCAGGCGCTCGACCTCACCCCCGTGCTCGACCAGGAGATACCCGGCGAGACCGGCAGCACCGTCGGCAGCGTCGTACCGGCCTCCTACCGTGACCTGAACACGGACAAGGGTGCCCTCTGGCAGATCCCCTACGAGGTGCTCACCACCCAGGTCTGGTACGACGGCAAGGCCCTGCCCGACGTGGCCGCCAAGCCGCCGGCCACCTGGGAAGAGTTCACCGCGCTGCTCGCGGACCGGAAGAAGGAGCGCGGCGACGGCCCGCTCGCGCTGGACGCCGACATCGCGGACTACTCCGCCTACTGGACGTACTACGCCGTCCTGCGCGCACTCGGCCCCGGCGCCTTCGGCAAGGCGGCCACCGACCCGACCGGGAAGGGCTTCGAGGCACCGGAGTTCGTCGCCGCCCTCAAGCGGGTCCAGGACCTGGTCAAGGCCAGTGACTTCACCCGGGGTTACGACGGCTCCAAGTGGCCTGCCGTGCAGCAGAAGTGGGCCCAGGGAAAGTCGGACTTCCTGCTGCTGGGCACCTTCGCTCCCAGCGAGACCGCCGAGTTCGCCTCACCCGGCTTCAGCTACCGCTCGTTCCCCGTACCGGCGGTGAACACGGACGGCGGGAAGCAGGCGCAGGACATCTCGCTCATCGGCTTCTCCATCCCGAAGAAGGCGAAGAACACCACCGCCGCGAGCAAGTTCATCGCCTACTTCTTCGCCAAGCAGCAGCTCGCCGGCATCTCCACCGAGGCCAAGAACATCACCCCCCGCGCCGACATCCCCGCCCCGGCCGAACTCGCCGACGCGCAGAAGGCCTTGGCCGCCGGTACGCCCGTCAAGACGCTCGACGGGGTGAAGGAGACGGCGGCCGAGTGGTACACCAAGGTCTTCCAGCCGCTCAACACCAGCTTCATCACAGGCAAGCTGAGCGCCGAGTCCCTCGCCGGGAAGCTCAAGTCCGGCACCGCGGACTACTGGAAGAACGCCTCGTGA
- a CDS encoding carbohydrate ABC transporter permease, whose amino-acid sequence MTATEVTADGVRPVDGKGADGKGADGKAADVNPTDVKGGGGRAGGARTGRKPSAVRPAATRTSPLAARRRKLFWPLLAPAVLVYVVFFAGPSLYTVWLSFNKWAGAGPMTFVGVDNYRRLFDDPTFQQSFTNTLWIILGVGGLTFLVSFGLTMVLRDMRGRKAARSILFFPNIVPSVVLSILWGFLFQHDGLADALMGALGMEHPPNWLGQSNIFRVIMVGLVWTSTGFYTTILMAAVDQIPPELYEDCELAGANAFQKFRHVTLPLMWEVVGVCAVLWTISAVKVFEFIYAFAGAAGQMPDAGVWNTALYTYGEAFASGGVPRYGSAAASAVVMVTLVGVLVVLIRRVMRRDTVQF is encoded by the coding sequence GTGACGGCCACCGAGGTGACGGCCGACGGAGTGCGCCCCGTCGACGGGAAGGGCGCCGACGGGAAGGGCGCCGACGGGAAGGCCGCGGACGTGAACCCGACCGACGTGAAGGGCGGCGGCGGGAGGGCGGGCGGAGCGCGTACCGGCAGGAAGCCGTCCGCCGTACGCCCCGCCGCCACCCGCACCAGCCCGCTCGCCGCACGGCGCCGCAAGCTGTTCTGGCCGCTCCTCGCCCCGGCCGTCCTCGTCTACGTCGTCTTCTTCGCAGGCCCGTCGCTCTACACGGTGTGGCTCAGCTTCAACAAGTGGGCCGGGGCGGGCCCCATGACCTTCGTCGGCGTCGACAACTACCGCCGCCTGTTCGACGATCCGACCTTCCAGCAGTCCTTCACCAACACCCTGTGGATCATCCTGGGCGTCGGCGGGCTGACCTTCCTGGTCTCCTTCGGGCTGACGATGGTGCTCCGGGACATGAGGGGCCGCAAGGCCGCCCGCTCCATCCTCTTCTTCCCCAACATCGTCCCCAGCGTGGTGCTCTCGATCCTCTGGGGGTTTCTCTTCCAGCACGACGGACTCGCCGACGCGCTGATGGGCGCCCTGGGCATGGAGCACCCGCCGAACTGGCTCGGCCAGAGCAATATCTTCCGGGTCATCATGGTCGGCCTGGTCTGGACGTCGACCGGCTTCTACACCACCATCCTGATGGCCGCCGTGGACCAGATCCCGCCGGAGCTGTACGAGGACTGCGAGCTGGCCGGAGCCAACGCCTTCCAGAAGTTCCGCCATGTGACCCTGCCCCTGATGTGGGAGGTCGTCGGAGTCTGCGCGGTGCTCTGGACCATCAGTGCCGTCAAGGTCTTCGAGTTCATCTACGCCTTCGCCGGAGCGGCCGGACAGATGCCCGACGCCGGGGTGTGGAACACCGCGCTCTACACCTACGGGGAGGCGTTCGCCTCCGGTGGCGTGCCCCGCTACGGCTCCGCCGCGGCGAGTGCCGTCGTGATGGTGACCCTGGTCGGTGTCCTCGTCGTCCTGATCCGCCGCGTCATGCGGCGCGACACCGTGCAGTTCTGA
- a CDS encoding carbohydrate ABC transporter permease, whose protein sequence is MAVTTSGRPPGRLARMRGRLTTTQVLGVPLVWIVAGFNVLTGLWLLLSSLKSADEIFSSPWHLPGSPHWDNYARAWSEGNFGPAALNTVVVVAGTAVITLVFAAPAAYVLSRVTTRFNGGFVLFFALGLGIPAQVVMLPLFVVMNKLLLVDSLFGLIVVYVATSLPFAVFFLTGFFSTLPVELEEAAALDGASAFLTFWQVMLPLARGGLVTVLILNVIQHWGETVFSLVFIQNTDHQTLSLALLGFLQQMQYNGADWGGLFAGVAVVVLPVLACYVWLGRRIIEGMTVGSVK, encoded by the coding sequence ATGGCCGTCACCACGTCCGGTCGTCCCCCCGGCCGCCTCGCCCGCATGAGGGGCCGGCTCACCACCACCCAGGTCCTCGGCGTCCCCCTGGTCTGGATCGTCGCAGGCTTCAACGTCCTCACCGGGCTGTGGCTGCTGCTCTCCTCGCTGAAGAGCGCCGACGAGATCTTCAGCTCCCCATGGCACCTGCCGGGCTCCCCGCACTGGGACAACTACGCGCGGGCCTGGAGCGAGGGGAACTTCGGACCGGCGGCCCTCAACACCGTCGTGGTGGTGGCGGGCACCGCAGTGATCACCCTCGTGTTCGCCGCGCCCGCCGCGTACGTCCTCAGCCGGGTCACCACCCGGTTCAACGGCGGTTTCGTGCTCTTCTTCGCCCTCGGCCTCGGCATCCCCGCCCAGGTCGTGATGCTGCCGCTCTTCGTCGTCATGAACAAACTCCTCCTCGTCGACAGCCTGTTCGGCCTGATCGTGGTCTACGTCGCGACCTCGCTGCCCTTCGCCGTCTTCTTCCTCACCGGCTTCTTCTCCACCCTTCCGGTGGAGCTGGAGGAGGCCGCCGCGCTGGACGGGGCGTCCGCCTTCCTCACCTTCTGGCAGGTCATGCTGCCGCTGGCGCGCGGCGGCCTGGTCACCGTGCTGATCCTCAACGTCATCCAGCACTGGGGCGAGACCGTGTTCTCCCTCGTCTTCATCCAGAACACCGACCACCAGACGCTCTCCCTGGCACTCCTCGGCTTCCTCCAGCAGATGCAGTACAACGGCGCAGACTGGGGCGGCCTGTTCGCGGGCGTGGCCGTGGTCGTCCTGCCCGTCCTCGCCTGCTACGTATGGCTGGGCCGCCGGATCATCGAAGGCATGACCGTCGGCTCCGTCAAGTGA